A single window of Archangium gephyra DNA harbors:
- a CDS encoding Hsp70 family protein, with protein MTVGPKLIPLRIRLPYATEEDFVEKYGSNVARGGLFIATRSPKPEGTGLAFELVLADGGRLLRGEGVVVKSQAEGPRAGMTVRFVRLDAYSKALIDRILARRNNPGTESTARTTDVAAGTPAEVPEPPAGPPVETPRAEEPAPREPAPRPEAATGMAKRGRPVISAEALRKQAATPPAPIASPPAATSPAAPDVPAAHEPAAPGVPPRPEPVAPAQVAAKPAAPKPAAPAQVAAKPAAPKPAAAKPAAPKPASTAAPGPVSPAPAPGPAKQTAPAAPTRAPEPKTPAPTQAPPPASAKPATPAAPPRTPSPKPAAPPPPQAVTPPAALPARQEVPPTPKPAAPTAPASAPAPARVPTPVEVPAAPARPTTQDLIAHAVLDHLAPDEELISPESITLEPEPPTPAPPVNVAPPAPAPVVPPVSVPPDPPVAETPAPAAPTPPPAEEPRRSVSPESKGRRRAILDVPVSTPVVAALPEVVLGIDLGTSQARVAVHHQGTLQLIPLGEARSLPALIAVDASGQLLVGAAARAEAERSPRHAIHGLRRFLGLRARSPLVRALGGPLPFPISTGPHGDASIELQGRGHRLPELAAQLLRELKSATTAFLGHEATRAVLCVPAHFDDRQRAAMREAGALAGLDVLRILNAPSAAALAFGHERGLARKRLLVVELGGGGLDVSVVQLTGDDLEVITTGGDPTVGGMDFDARIAEALASELQAQGLPRPEHPADWLPLLTAAEAAKVALSERDEVSFPLPGAAAPFSLNRERLEALTADLVQRITLVVRHVLESSALSPQGLDEVLLLGGQGRSPLVRRRLEESLGVPVRADRESTHEATHSVALGAALLGQGLLDAAAGKPGATVSEVLSVPIGVAERGGTLRRVLERNTRLPAEKTLVLPVTPGPLTLALFQGPSPVAAENEYLGTLAFTIERQGEAEVHFSLSQDGILSLAATLPGVKRHAVTLALDMPEDAELEAVMSRSPLEGEPEARPSGLLSGLRKLFGRR; from the coding sequence GTGACGGTCGGGCCCAAGCTGATCCCGCTGCGCATCCGCCTCCCGTACGCGACGGAGGAGGACTTCGTCGAGAAGTACGGCTCCAACGTCGCGCGTGGGGGCCTCTTCATCGCCACGCGCTCGCCCAAGCCCGAGGGCACGGGACTCGCCTTCGAGCTGGTGCTGGCCGATGGGGGGCGCCTGCTGCGCGGCGAGGGCGTGGTGGTGAAGTCCCAGGCCGAGGGCCCTCGCGCCGGGATGACCGTGCGCTTCGTGCGCCTCGATGCGTACAGCAAGGCGCTCATCGACCGCATCCTCGCCCGCCGCAACAACCCCGGCACCGAGAGCACCGCCAGGACCACTGACGTGGCGGCCGGGACTCCCGCCGAGGTGCCCGAGCCGCCCGCGGGCCCGCCCGTCGAGACTCCACGCGCGGAAGAGCCCGCGCCGCGGGAGCCGGCTCCGCGCCCGGAGGCCGCGACGGGCATGGCGAAACGCGGCCGGCCCGTCATCTCCGCGGAAGCGCTTCGCAAGCAGGCCGCGACGCCCCCAGCGCCCATCGCGTCTCCACCGGCGGCCACCAGCCCAGCGGCTCCCGACGTCCCAGCCGCACACGAGCCGGCCGCGCCCGGGGTGCCTCCGCGTCCGGAGCCCGTCGCACCGGCCCAGGTGGCCGCGAAGCCCGCAGCGCCCAAGCCCGCCGCACCGGCCCAGGTGGCCGCGAAGCCCGCAGCGCCCAAGCCCGCCGCCGCGAAACCGGCCGCTCCGAAGCCGGCATCCACGGCCGCTCCGGGACCCGTGTCACCGGCACCGGCGCCAGGTCCGGCGAAACAGACGGCCCCCGCCGCGCCCACCCGTGCGCCTGAGCCGAAGACCCCTGCGCCCACGCAGGCACCGCCTCCGGCCTCCGCGAAGCCGGCCACGCCCGCCGCCCCACCCCGAACGCCTTCTCCGAAACCCGCCGCGCCCCCTCCGCCCCAGGCGGTGACTCCTCCCGCCGCCCTCCCCGCGCGACAGGAAGTCCCGCCCACGCCGAAACCGGCGGCGCCCACCGCCCCCGCGTCCGCGCCCGCTCCAGCGAGAGTGCCCACGCCCGTGGAGGTCCCCGCGGCTCCCGCGCGGCCCACGACCCAGGACCTCATCGCCCATGCCGTCCTGGATCATCTCGCCCCCGACGAGGAGCTGATCTCCCCCGAGAGCATCACCCTGGAGCCCGAGCCCCCCACGCCTGCTCCGCCCGTGAACGTGGCGCCCCCGGCTCCCGCTCCGGTGGTGCCTCCCGTCTCCGTGCCACCGGATCCGCCCGTCGCCGAGACTCCGGCCCCGGCGGCCCCCACCCCGCCTCCAGCGGAGGAGCCCCGCCGTTCCGTCTCGCCCGAGTCCAAGGGCCGCCGGCGCGCCATCCTCGACGTGCCCGTCTCCACGCCCGTGGTGGCCGCGCTCCCCGAGGTGGTGCTCGGCATCGACCTCGGCACCTCGCAGGCGCGCGTCGCCGTCCACCACCAGGGCACGCTCCAGCTCATCCCCCTGGGCGAGGCCAGGTCCCTCCCCGCGCTCATCGCCGTGGACGCCTCGGGCCAGCTCCTCGTGGGTGCCGCCGCCAGGGCCGAGGCCGAGCGCTCCCCTCGCCACGCCATCCACGGACTGCGCCGCTTCCTCGGCCTGCGGGCCCGCTCGCCCCTGGTGCGCGCGCTCGGCGGTCCCCTGCCCTTCCCCATCTCCACCGGTCCTCACGGAGATGCCAGCATCGAGCTCCAGGGCCGCGGCCACCGCCTCCCCGAGCTCGCCGCCCAGCTCCTGCGCGAGCTCAAGTCCGCCACCACCGCCTTCCTCGGCCACGAGGCCACGCGCGCCGTCCTCTGCGTCCCCGCCCACTTCGACGACCGCCAGCGCGCCGCCATGCGCGAGGCGGGAGCACTCGCCGGGCTCGATGTCCTGCGCATCCTCAACGCGCCCTCGGCCGCGGCGCTCGCCTTCGGTCATGAGCGGGGGCTCGCCCGCAAGCGCCTGCTCGTGGTGGAGCTCGGTGGCGGCGGCCTCGACGTGTCCGTCGTCCAGCTCACCGGGGATGATCTCGAGGTCATCACCACCGGGGGAGATCCCACCGTGGGCGGCATGGACTTCGACGCGCGCATCGCCGAGGCGCTCGCCAGCGAGCTCCAGGCCCAGGGCCTCCCGCGCCCCGAGCACCCCGCCGACTGGCTCCCCCTGCTCACCGCCGCCGAGGCCGCCAAGGTGGCCCTCAGCGAGCGCGACGAGGTCTCCTTCCCGCTCCCCGGCGCCGCCGCTCCGTTCTCGCTCAACCGCGAGCGCCTGGAGGCCCTCACCGCGGACCTGGTGCAGCGCATCACCCTCGTCGTGCGCCACGTGCTCGAGTCCAGCGCGCTCTCGCCGCAGGGGCTCGACGAGGTGCTGCTGCTGGGAGGCCAGGGCCGCTCGCCGCTGGTGCGCCGCCGGCTGGAGGAGAGCCTGGGTGTGCCCGTGCGCGCGGACAGGGAGTCCACCCACGAGGCCACCCACTCGGTGGCGCTTGGCGCGGCGCTGCTGGGACAGGGACTGCTCGATGCGGCCGCGGGCAAGCCCGGCGCCACCGTCTCCGAGGTGCTCTCCGTCCCCATCGGCGTCGCCGAGCGCGGGGGCACGCTGCGCCGCGTCCTCGAGCGCAACACGCGGCTGCCCGCGGAGAAGACGCTCGTGCTGCCCGTCACACCCGGGCCGCTCACGCTCGCCCTCTTCCAGGGGCCCTCTCCCGTCGCCGCGGAGAACGAGTACCTCGGCACGCTCGCCTTCACCATCGAGCGTCAGGGCGAGGCCGAGGTGCACTTCAGCCTCTCGCAGGATGGCATCCTCTCGCTCGCGGCCACGCTGCCCGGCGTGAAGCGCCACGCCGTCACGCTTGCCCTGGACATGCCCGAGGACGCGGAGCTGGAAGCCGTCATGTCCCGCTCGCCGCTGGAGGGCGAGCCCGAGGCGCGTCCAAGTGGTCTGCTCTCCGGCCTGCGCAAGCTCTTCGGCCGCCGCTAG
- a CDS encoding sensor histidine kinase, which yields MQEQNTLYGKLTGDAVWVPHSLLEARGKGQEPDAVLAAERRRAEADFAHLRELVTIERTPEDVPGVLALVDAAQRAHLGWMERQEARVRQAGTEGEDRVLHESIDSFRTEVMPHLDTAWVMNRERLARHKRDRLVALRANQVFGVAVPLVALGLVLSLAATVLITLRRSSRELLRGAARIGRGDFTTELPVKGADEYAMLARAFNRMMEELRDTVREKERLAKAEAESSEREMRRYNTLLEETVRQRTTQLEEANAQLLFADRLVTVGQLAAGVGHEINNPLAFILGNLSYAREELDRMQGAPSPLEREELLAALSEAHEGAERVKLLVQDLKMLARADDAVSGPVDLESVLRSASKMAAHEVRQRARVVMQTEGAPRAHGNAARLCQVFLNLIINAAHAIPPGQVDQNEIRLVARQAPDARVLVEVSDTGSGIPAENLERIFRPFFTTKPAGVGSGLGLSVCQRIITMHGGDITVESQPGRGTTFRIALPVHTAGEAPAAAGAMAA from the coding sequence ATGCAGGAGCAGAACACCCTGTACGGCAAGCTGACCGGTGACGCCGTCTGGGTGCCGCACTCGCTGCTCGAGGCGCGCGGCAAGGGGCAGGAGCCTGACGCGGTGCTCGCGGCCGAGCGGCGGCGCGCCGAGGCGGACTTCGCTCACCTCCGGGAGTTGGTCACGATCGAGCGGACGCCCGAGGATGTCCCCGGCGTGCTCGCCCTCGTCGACGCGGCCCAGCGGGCGCACCTGGGATGGATGGAGCGTCAGGAGGCGCGCGTGCGGCAGGCCGGGACGGAAGGGGAGGACCGGGTGCTGCACGAGTCGATCGACTCCTTCCGCACGGAGGTGATGCCGCACCTGGACACGGCCTGGGTGATGAATCGCGAGCGGTTGGCGCGGCACAAGAGGGATCGGCTCGTGGCGCTGCGGGCCAACCAGGTGTTCGGCGTGGCCGTGCCGCTCGTGGCCCTGGGCCTGGTGCTGTCGCTGGCGGCCACCGTGCTCATCACCCTGAGGCGCTCGTCGCGGGAGCTGCTGCGGGGGGCGGCGCGCATCGGCCGGGGGGACTTCACCACCGAGCTGCCGGTGAAGGGCGCGGACGAGTACGCCATGCTGGCGCGGGCCTTCAACCGGATGATGGAGGAGCTGCGCGACACCGTGCGCGAGAAGGAGCGGCTGGCCAAGGCGGAGGCCGAGTCCTCCGAGCGGGAGATGCGCCGCTACAACACCCTGCTGGAGGAGACGGTGCGCCAGCGTACCACCCAGTTGGAGGAGGCCAACGCGCAGCTGCTCTTCGCGGACCGGCTGGTGACGGTGGGCCAGCTGGCGGCGGGCGTGGGCCATGAGATCAACAACCCGCTCGCCTTCATCCTCGGCAACCTGAGCTACGCGCGCGAGGAGCTGGATCGGATGCAGGGCGCGCCCTCGCCACTGGAGCGCGAGGAGCTGCTGGCGGCGCTCTCCGAGGCACACGAGGGCGCCGAGCGGGTGAAGCTGCTGGTGCAGGACTTGAAGATGCTCGCGCGCGCGGACGACGCGGTGAGTGGCCCGGTGGACCTGGAGTCGGTGCTGCGGAGCGCGTCGAAGATGGCGGCGCACGAGGTCCGCCAGCGGGCGCGGGTGGTGATGCAGACGGAGGGAGCGCCCCGTGCGCATGGCAACGCGGCCCGCCTGTGCCAGGTGTTCCTCAACCTGATCATCAACGCGGCGCACGCGATTCCCCCGGGGCAGGTGGATCAGAACGAGATCCGGCTGGTGGCCCGGCAGGCCCCGGACGCGCGGGTGCTCGTGGAGGTGAGTGACACCGGCAGCGGCATTCCCGCCGAGAACCTGGAGCGCATCTTCCGGCCCTTCTTCACCACCAAGCCCGCGGGCGTGGGCAGCGGGCTGGGGCTCTCGGTGTGCCAGCGCATCATCACCATGCACGGCGGCGACATCACCGTGGAGAGCCAGCCGGGCCGGGGCACCACCTTCCGCATCGCCCTGCCGGTGCACACCGCTGGAGAGGCTCCCGCGGCGGCCGGAGCAATGGCCGCCTGA
- a CDS encoding outer membrane protein — protein MKIRSWMGGIAMVALCTAGSALAAIEASDVGQRLDFNPDQTKVGLDVRLGLGGLTGDLGARTAPGPLLGITAGAQPWQFIGVEAGVEGQRIPIDDDRVGDEQALYRYNLGVLAKAGPLVMQEKLRPYVGLGVGVSYLNATDEAETIYDNDILAEVPLAAGLDYRFTDNIFAGARASYRVLVGDEFADTASVTLDPTDDNPDGNLLNFALTVGGRF, from the coding sequence ATGAAGATCCGTTCGTGGATGGGTGGTATCGCGATGGTTGCCCTCTGCACCGCTGGCTCGGCCCTCGCGGCAATCGAGGCCTCGGATGTCGGGCAGCGGCTCGACTTCAATCCGGACCAGACGAAGGTGGGCCTCGACGTGCGCCTGGGCCTCGGTGGTCTCACCGGAGATCTCGGCGCGCGCACGGCACCGGGCCCATTGCTCGGCATCACGGCGGGTGCACAGCCCTGGCAGTTCATCGGCGTCGAGGCGGGTGTCGAGGGACAGCGCATCCCCATCGATGACGACCGCGTCGGGGACGAGCAGGCCCTGTACCGCTACAACCTGGGCGTGCTGGCCAAGGCCGGTCCGCTCGTCATGCAGGAGAAGCTGCGTCCCTACGTGGGCCTGGGCGTTGGCGTGAGCTACCTCAACGCCACCGATGAGGCGGAGACCATCTACGACAACGACATCCTCGCCGAGGTGCCGCTCGCCGCGGGCCTGGACTACCGCTTCACCGACAACATCTTCGCCGGTGCGCGCGCCTCGTACCGGGTCCTCGTGGGTGACGAGTTCGCGGACACCGCCAGCGTGACGTTGGATCCGACCGACGACAACCCGGATGGCAACCTGCTCAACTTCGCCCTCACGGTGGGGGGCCGCTTCTAG
- a CDS encoding hemolysin family protein: protein MLVLANGVLAGAELAIISLRKTRVRELVESGSRSARAVSGLRENPDRFLATVQIGITVVSATAGAFGGASMAQPLAGALQGLGVPAQTSAKLSLALVIGLISYLSLVLGELVPKSLALRYSERYALVIGRPLRLLSRLARPLVWLLTASSNLVLRFFKDRTSFSEGRITPEEVQQTVEDASRCGALHPRSGDIASRALELADLSVADVMVPRPKVVGLRRHAPLEEWKQVLQQRGHSRLPVYEDTVDRVVGYVVGTELLSIVLEQGTVNLEDALRPAYFIPETTRALDALQQMQVRRTPMALVVDERGGLAGLVTLEDLLEELVGEIFSENDVPPDTLHPEPDGTILADATLSVREVNRALELELPEGEAFSTLGGLCMAMAGVIPAPGTLLTTDDGTELEVVEASARRVKQVRIRPPARPPEEADPEAQHPPV from the coding sequence ATGCTCGTGCTCGCCAACGGAGTCCTCGCCGGGGCGGAGCTGGCCATCATCTCCCTGCGCAAGACGCGGGTGCGCGAGCTGGTGGAGTCAGGCAGCCGGTCCGCGCGAGCCGTCTCGGGGCTGAGGGAGAACCCGGACCGTTTCCTGGCCACGGTACAGATTGGCATCACGGTGGTGAGCGCCACGGCGGGAGCCTTCGGCGGCGCCTCCATGGCCCAGCCGCTCGCGGGCGCCCTGCAGGGGCTCGGGGTGCCCGCGCAGACCTCCGCGAAGCTGTCCCTGGCGCTGGTCATCGGGCTCATCTCCTACCTGTCGCTGGTGCTGGGCGAGCTGGTGCCCAAGTCCCTCGCGCTGCGGTACTCGGAGCGGTACGCGCTGGTCATCGGCCGGCCGCTGCGGCTCCTGTCCCGGCTGGCGCGGCCCCTGGTGTGGCTGCTCACCGCCAGCTCCAACCTGGTGCTGCGCTTCTTCAAGGACCGGACCTCCTTCAGCGAGGGCCGCATCACCCCGGAGGAGGTGCAGCAGACGGTGGAGGATGCCTCCCGGTGTGGCGCGCTCCATCCCCGCTCCGGCGACATCGCCTCGCGCGCCCTCGAGCTGGCGGACCTGAGCGTCGCGGACGTGATGGTGCCGAGGCCCAAGGTGGTGGGGCTGCGCAGGCACGCGCCGCTGGAGGAGTGGAAGCAGGTGCTCCAGCAGCGGGGCCACTCCCGCCTGCCCGTCTACGAGGACACCGTGGACCGGGTGGTGGGGTATGTCGTGGGCACGGAGCTGTTGAGCATCGTGCTGGAGCAGGGCACGGTGAACCTGGAGGACGCCCTGCGCCCGGCCTACTTCATTCCGGAGACCACAAGGGCCCTGGACGCGCTCCAGCAGATGCAGGTGCGGCGCACGCCCATGGCGCTCGTGGTGGATGAGCGGGGCGGGCTCGCCGGGCTCGTCACCCTGGAGGATCTGCTCGAGGAGCTGGTGGGGGAGATCTTCAGCGAGAACGACGTCCCCCCCGACACCCTGCACCCGGAGCCGGACGGAACCATCCTCGCGGATGCCACCCTGTCCGTGCGCGAGGTGAACCGGGCGCTCGAGCTGGAGCTGCCGGAGGGCGAGGCCTTCTCCACGCTCGGCGGGCTCTGCATGGCAATGGCGGGCGTCATCCCCGCGCCGGGCACCCTGCTCACCACGGACGACGGAACGGAGCTGGAGGTGGTGGAGGCCTCGGCCCGCCGGGTGAAGCAGGTGCGCATCCGCCCACCGGCCCGTCCTCCCGAGGAGGCGGACCCCGAGGCGCAACACCCGCCCGTGTAG
- a CDS encoding glutamate--cysteine ligase, whose translation MSLDLQRASSEPITSVDMLLAGFRSAEKPPSQHLLGLEHEKFVYPINAARPVPYEGPSGIGALLERLAPNGYTPFRETPSSPAIALQKGMLTISLEPGGQLELSGSPLRTAREAHAENLAHLAEVKNAAGALGLRLVALGYRPFATPADMPWMPKTRYLAMRQSLPERGRLALNMMLMTSTGQVSLDWSSEADCVRKTVLTARLAPLMVALYANSPIVDGKPSGYLSFRNRVWDEVDPTRCGYLRSFFDGSFSYRAYVDWALDAPILFLRRRGEYLRPKMTFRQFMKDGFEGVPADMSDWTDHLSTLFPEVRLKKVMEVRGADCVSAAMTGALPALWRGLLYGPGAMDEAEKLLPQLSFDEHLAFHDTARRQGVAGRLRNQELHRLAGEMVAIARRGLERLDREDVPLLEPLAEVAASGRSPGQSVLEAWEKDPRPEALLDRAAL comes from the coding sequence ATGTCTCTCGATCTCCAGCGCGCCTCCTCCGAGCCCATCACCTCCGTCGACATGCTGTTGGCGGGCTTCCGCTCCGCGGAGAAGCCCCCGTCACAGCACCTGCTGGGGCTCGAGCACGAGAAATTCGTCTATCCCATCAACGCCGCGCGGCCCGTGCCGTACGAGGGCCCCTCGGGCATCGGGGCGCTGCTGGAGCGCCTGGCGCCCAACGGCTACACCCCCTTCCGCGAGACGCCGTCCTCCCCCGCCATCGCCCTGCAGAAGGGGATGCTCACCATCTCCCTGGAGCCCGGCGGGCAGCTGGAACTGTCCGGCTCGCCCCTGCGCACCGCGCGCGAGGCCCACGCGGAGAACCTCGCCCACCTGGCCGAGGTGAAGAACGCCGCCGGGGCGCTCGGGCTGCGGCTGGTGGCCCTGGGCTACCGGCCCTTCGCCACCCCGGCCGACATGCCGTGGATGCCCAAGACGCGCTACCTCGCCATGCGCCAGTCCCTGCCCGAGCGCGGCCGCCTGGCCCTCAACATGATGTTGATGACCTCCACCGGCCAGGTGTCCCTCGACTGGTCGAGCGAGGCCGACTGCGTGCGCAAGACGGTGCTGACGGCGCGCCTGGCCCCGCTGATGGTGGCCCTCTACGCCAACAGCCCCATCGTGGACGGCAAGCCCTCGGGCTACCTGTCCTTCCGCAACCGCGTCTGGGACGAGGTGGACCCCACCCGCTGCGGCTACCTGCGCTCCTTCTTCGACGGCTCCTTCTCCTACCGCGCCTATGTGGACTGGGCCCTGGACGCCCCCATCCTCTTCCTGCGCCGGCGCGGGGAGTACCTCCGCCCGAAGATGACCTTCCGCCAGTTCATGAAGGACGGCTTCGAGGGCGTGCCCGCCGACATGTCCGACTGGACGGATCACCTCTCCACGCTCTTCCCCGAGGTGCGGCTGAAGAAGGTGATGGAGGTGCGGGGCGCGGACTGCGTGTCGGCGGCGATGACGGGGGCGCTCCCGGCGCTCTGGCGCGGGCTGCTCTACGGCCCGGGCGCCATGGACGAGGCCGAGAAGCTGCTGCCCCAGCTCTCCTTCGACGAGCACCTGGCCTTCCACGACACCGCGCGCCGCCAGGGCGTGGCCGGACGGCTGCGTAACCAGGAGCTCCACCGGCTGGCCGGGGAGATGGTGGCCATTGCCCGCCGCGGCCTGGAGCGCCTGGATCGCGAGGATGTGCCCCTGCTCGAGCCGCTCGCCGAGGTGGCCGCCTCGGGCCGCTCGCCCGGCCAGTCCGTGCTGGAGGCGTGGGAGAAGGATCCCCGCCCCGAGGCGCTGCTGGACCGCGCCGCGCTCTAG
- the alaS gene encoding alanine--tRNA ligase, translated as MSSALSASQIREAFLKFFEERGHRRVASSSLVPQNDPSLLFTNAGMVQFKDVFTGREKREYSRATTSQKCVRAGGKHNDLDNVGYTARHHTFFEMLGNFSFGDYFKPDAIAYGWEFVTKTLGLDKARLAVTVFNGEGGIPWDEEAFELWAKQGVSRDRILKLGLKDNFWAMGDTGPCGPCSEIHYHQGDDIPCAEVTAGRQCKGVACDCDRWLEIWNLVFMQFERKEKDAPLIPLPKPSIDTGAGLERIASVVQGKRSNYDTDLFQSILSRVSELVGKPYSQEGGASMRVVADHSRAAAFLIADGVQPSNEGRGYVLRRIMRRAIRHGSLLGLDELFFFKVVDRVIELMGEAYPELRDGRTFILEVCKHEEESFRRTLNRGMKLIDEEVARMKQSGAKVLSGEKVWELHGTYGFPWDLTEIILKERGFEADIAGYEKLKKEEAEKGTDEGGISKDKAIATVHLKLLERLGPTEFLGYEGVGHEGEGSVRAIINKGGVELTEAQEGDEVELVLDRTPFYGESGGQVGDTGRIVGHGGKAVAQVLDAQRPVQGLIVHQVKVTQGTLKVGDMVQAGVDGQRRSSIRANHSATHLLHKALKMVLGEHVKQAGSVVAPDYLRFDFSHFSPMTPEQQEQVEDLVNGWIRENAESQTRVMNLEDAKKSGAVAMFGEKYGETVRVVTVHPQSTELCGGTHVRRSGDIGLFKVTGESGVASGVRRIIAVTGLGAIQYMRETERELKKAAELLKTSPKDLVKRVESTQKRVKELEHKIEEMAVKAQAGSSKDLLEQARDINGMKVLATRMDPADPNVFRGLADQLRDRMKSGVVVIGGEKDGKVVLLVAATKDVVARGIHAGNLLKEMAKEVNGRGGGKPDLAQGGGEDPSRIPNAFDKFYELVKGTNLS; from the coding sequence ATGTCCTCTGCCCTATCCGCTTCCCAGATTCGAGAGGCGTTCCTCAAGTTCTTCGAAGAGCGTGGCCATCGCCGCGTCGCGTCGTCCTCCCTCGTGCCGCAGAACGACCCCTCCCTGCTGTTCACCAACGCGGGCATGGTCCAGTTCAAGGATGTCTTCACGGGGCGTGAGAAGCGCGAGTACAGCCGCGCCACCACCTCGCAGAAGTGCGTTCGCGCCGGCGGCAAGCACAACGACCTCGACAACGTGGGCTACACCGCCCGGCACCACACGTTCTTCGAGATGCTCGGCAACTTCTCCTTCGGCGACTACTTCAAGCCCGACGCCATCGCGTACGGCTGGGAGTTCGTGACGAAGACGCTCGGCCTGGACAAGGCGCGGCTGGCCGTCACCGTGTTCAACGGCGAGGGCGGCATCCCCTGGGACGAGGAGGCCTTCGAGCTGTGGGCCAAGCAGGGCGTGTCCCGCGACCGCATCCTCAAGCTCGGCCTCAAGGACAACTTCTGGGCCATGGGCGACACCGGCCCGTGCGGCCCCTGCTCGGAGATCCACTACCACCAGGGCGACGACATCCCCTGTGCCGAGGTGACCGCGGGCCGCCAGTGCAAGGGCGTGGCGTGTGACTGCGACCGGTGGCTGGAAATCTGGAACCTCGTGTTCATGCAGTTCGAGCGCAAGGAGAAGGACGCGCCGCTCATCCCGCTGCCCAAGCCGTCCATCGACACGGGCGCGGGCCTGGAGCGCATCGCCTCCGTCGTGCAGGGCAAGCGCTCCAACTACGACACGGATCTCTTCCAGAGCATCCTCTCGCGCGTGAGCGAGCTGGTGGGCAAGCCCTACAGCCAGGAGGGCGGAGCCTCCATGCGCGTGGTGGCGGACCACAGCCGCGCGGCCGCGTTCCTCATCGCCGACGGCGTGCAGCCCTCCAACGAGGGCCGCGGCTACGTCCTGCGCCGCATCATGCGCCGCGCCATCCGCCACGGCTCGCTGCTGGGGCTCGACGAGCTCTTCTTCTTCAAGGTCGTGGACCGCGTCATCGAGCTCATGGGTGAGGCCTACCCCGAGCTGCGTGACGGCCGCACCTTCATCCTCGAGGTCTGCAAGCACGAGGAGGAGAGCTTCCGCCGCACGCTCAACCGCGGCATGAAGCTCATCGACGAGGAAGTGGCCCGGATGAAGCAGTCCGGGGCCAAGGTCCTCTCGGGCGAGAAGGTCTGGGAACTGCACGGCACCTACGGCTTCCCGTGGGACCTGACGGAGATCATCCTCAAGGAGCGCGGCTTCGAGGCCGACATCGCGGGCTACGAGAAGCTCAAGAAGGAGGAGGCCGAGAAGGGCACGGACGAGGGCGGCATCAGCAAGGACAAGGCCATCGCCACGGTGCACCTCAAGCTGCTCGAGCGCCTGGGCCCCACCGAGTTCCTCGGCTACGAGGGCGTGGGCCACGAGGGCGAGGGCTCCGTGCGCGCCATCATCAACAAGGGCGGCGTGGAGCTGACCGAGGCCCAGGAGGGTGACGAGGTGGAGCTGGTGCTGGACCGCACGCCCTTCTACGGCGAGTCCGGCGGCCAGGTCGGTGACACCGGCCGCATCGTGGGCCACGGCGGCAAGGCGGTGGCGCAGGTGCTGGATGCGCAGCGTCCGGTGCAGGGCCTCATCGTCCACCAGGTGAAGGTGACCCAGGGCACCCTCAAGGTGGGTGACATGGTGCAGGCGGGCGTGGACGGCCAGCGGCGCTCGTCCATCCGCGCCAACCACTCGGCCACGCACCTGCTGCACAAGGCGCTCAAGATGGTGCTCGGCGAGCACGTCAAGCAGGCCGGCTCCGTGGTGGCGCCGGACTACCTGCGCTTCGACTTCTCGCACTTCTCGCCCATGACGCCCGAGCAGCAGGAGCAGGTGGAGGACCTGGTCAACGGGTGGATCCGCGAGAACGCCGAGTCCCAGACGCGCGTGATGAACCTGGAGGACGCGAAGAAGTCCGGCGCCGTCGCCATGTTCGGCGAGAAGTACGGCGAGACGGTGCGCGTCGTCACCGTGCACCCGCAGTCCACCGAGCTGTGCGGCGGCACCCACGTGCGGCGCAGCGGTGACATCGGGCTCTTCAAGGTGACGGGCGAGAGCGGCGTGGCCTCGGGCGTGCGGCGCATCATCGCCGTCACCGGCCTCGGCGCCATCCAGTACATGCGCGAGACCGAGCGCGAGCTGAAGAAGGCCGCCGAGCTGCTGAAGACCTCGCCCAAGGACCTGGTCAAGCGCGTGGAGTCCACGCAGAAGCGCGTGAAGGAGCTGGAGCACAAGATCGAGGAGATGGCCGTCAAGGCGCAGGCCGGCTCCAGCAAGGATCTGCTCGAGCAGGCGCGCGACATCAACGGCATGAAGGTGCTCGCCACGCGGATGGATCCGGCGGATCCGAATGTGTTCCGCGGGCTGGCGGACCAGCTGAGAGATCGCATGAAGTCCGGCGTGGTGGTCATCGGCGGAGAGAAGGACGGCAAGGTCGTCCTGCTGGTGGCGGCGACCAAGGACGTGGTGGCCCGGGGCATCCACGCGGGCAACCTGCTCAAGGAGATGGCCAAGGAGGTCAACGGCCGCGGCGGTGGCAAGCCGGACCTGGCCCAGGGCGGTGGCGAGGATCCCTCGCGCATCCCCAACGCCTTCGACAAGTTCTACGAGCTGGTGAAGGGGACGAACCTCTCATGA